Proteins encoded together in one Chitinophaga varians window:
- a CDS encoding two-component system response regulator: MNSIPDLRVILIDDNEIDLLLHEKLITFQQISRTVISFANANKALEFLSSNIALPKIPPTIILLDIQMPEMDGFEFLQAFDTYPQKIKSQCHIVMVSSSLDYGDITRTNANPLVIKLLRKPLLLKELKETVEGIFKDFV; the protein is encoded by the coding sequence ATGAATTCGATACCTGACCTGCGCGTCATATTGATTGATGACAATGAGATTGATTTATTGCTGCATGAGAAGTTGATAACCTTTCAACAAATCAGCAGAACGGTGATTTCATTCGCCAATGCTAACAAGGCGCTGGAGTTTTTATCGTCCAATATCGCCCTGCCCAAAATACCCCCTACTATCATTCTGCTGGATATCCAGATGCCTGAAATGGATGGCTTTGAATTCCTGCAGGCTTTTGATACCTATCCTCAGAAAATAAAATCGCAGTGCCATATTGTGATGGTATCGTCCTCTCTCGATTATGGCGATATCACCCGTACTAACGCCAATCCACTCGTCATCAAATTACTCCGCAAACCCTTGCTGCTAAAAGAACTGAAGGAAACCGTAGAAGGAATTTTTAAAGATTTTGTGTAA